A stretch of the Leguminivora glycinivorella isolate SPB_JAAS2020 chromosome 2, LegGlyc_1.1, whole genome shotgun sequence genome encodes the following:
- the LOC125235974 gene encoding uncharacterized protein LOC125235974 isoform X2, with protein MSEIAGDNSKPRVVVLGGCGFIGRNLVDYLISNDLVSGLRVVDKTPPQLAFLNPSHTKIFEDPRVEYKSANLINPSSCAAALDPGDAPWAIVFNCAGETRMGQTEAVYAEGICTLSSNVAKQCDQQGVRLVEISSGTMYSTEKPHKEDGPVDPWTTEGRMKNRVEQELKSMDTLNYTIIRPAIVYGIGDRRSLTPRLLLGAIYKHLNETMKLLWTADLKMNTVHVSDVCRAMWALGNKPDANKQVYNIVDEANSTQGSLAELVSDIFKINHDYYGTAISTLAKSDIASVAEQANDKHLSAWADICRQHSLAHTPLEPGAGAELLLNKHLCLDGSKYRAINAPECRNLLLRSYLRC; from the exons ATGTCTGAAATCGCCGGTGATAATTCAAAACCACGAGTTGTTGTATTAGGAG GCTGCGGCTTCATCGGTCGGAATCTGGTGGACTATTTGATATCGAATGATTTGGTGAGCGGCCTGCGCGTTGTGGACAAGACTCCGCCGCAGCTGGCGTTTTTAAATCCGTCTCATACGAAGATATTTGAAGACCCCCGCGTTGAATACAAAAGTGCCAACTTAATTAACCCAT cATCATGCGCCGCAGCGTTAGATCCTGGCGACGCTCCGTGGGCAATAGTCTTCAACTGCGCCGGCGAAACCCGCATGGGTCAAACGGAAGCGGTTTACGCTGAGGGTATATGCACGCTTAGCAGCAATGTGGCCAAACAATGCGACCAGCAAGGCGTCAGGCTGGTGGAAATCTCTAGTGGCACCATGTATAGCACTGAAAAG CCGCACAAAGAAGACGGCCCAGTGGACCCGTGGACAACGGAAGGCCGTATGAAGAATAGGGTGGAACAAGAGCTGAAGAGCATGGACACACTCAACTATACCATCATAAGGCCTGCTATAGTTTATGGAATTGGAGACAGGAGGAGTTTGA CTCCCCGCCTCCTCCTAGGCGCCATTTACAAGCACCTAAACGAAACCATGAAGCTCCTCTGGACAGCTGATCTCAAAATGAACACCGTCCACGTTTCCGACGTCTGCCGAGCCATGTGGGCGCTCGGCAACAAGCCAGACGCGAATAAGCAAGTGTATAATATCGTCGATGAGGCTAACAGCACGCAGGGAAGCTTGGCTGAACTAGTTTCTGACATATTCAAGATTAACCATGATTATTATGGGACTGCTATCTCAACGTTGGCTAAG AGCGACATAGCCTCAGTAGCGGAACAAGCGAACGACAAGCACCTCAGCGCTTGGGCCGACATCTGTCGCCAGCACTCTCTCGCTCACACACCTCTGGAACCCGGTGCCGGCGCTGAGCTACTGTTGAACAAGCATCTGTGCCTCGATGGAAGCAAATACAGGGCCATAAATGCTCCAGAGTGCCGAAACCTACTGCTGAGAAGTTATCTCAG GTGCTAG
- the LOC125235974 gene encoding uncharacterized protein LOC125235974 isoform X1 — protein sequence MSEIAGDNSKPRVVVLGGCGFIGRNLVDYLISNDLVSGLRVVDKTPPQLAFLNPSHTKIFEDPRVEYKSANLINPSSCAAALDPGDAPWAIVFNCAGETRMGQTEAVYAEGICTLSSNVAKQCDQQGVRLVEISSGTMYSTEKPHKEDGPVDPWTTEGRMKNRVEQELKSMDTLNYTIIRPAIVYGIGDRRSLTPRLLLGAIYKHLNETMKLLWTADLKMNTVHVSDVCRAMWALGNKPDANKQVYNIVDEANSTQGSLAELVSDIFKINHDYYGTAISTLAKSDIASVAEQANDKHLSAWADICRQHSLAHTPLEPGAGAELLLNKHLCLDGSKYRAINAPECRNLLLRSYLRIATSYVLGCDTCACRAAFTRRTRCVCRDRRQSGCYRC from the exons ATGTCTGAAATCGCCGGTGATAATTCAAAACCACGAGTTGTTGTATTAGGAG GCTGCGGCTTCATCGGTCGGAATCTGGTGGACTATTTGATATCGAATGATTTGGTGAGCGGCCTGCGCGTTGTGGACAAGACTCCGCCGCAGCTGGCGTTTTTAAATCCGTCTCATACGAAGATATTTGAAGACCCCCGCGTTGAATACAAAAGTGCCAACTTAATTAACCCAT cATCATGCGCCGCAGCGTTAGATCCTGGCGACGCTCCGTGGGCAATAGTCTTCAACTGCGCCGGCGAAACCCGCATGGGTCAAACGGAAGCGGTTTACGCTGAGGGTATATGCACGCTTAGCAGCAATGTGGCCAAACAATGCGACCAGCAAGGCGTCAGGCTGGTGGAAATCTCTAGTGGCACCATGTATAGCACTGAAAAG CCGCACAAAGAAGACGGCCCAGTGGACCCGTGGACAACGGAAGGCCGTATGAAGAATAGGGTGGAACAAGAGCTGAAGAGCATGGACACACTCAACTATACCATCATAAGGCCTGCTATAGTTTATGGAATTGGAGACAGGAGGAGTTTGA CTCCCCGCCTCCTCCTAGGCGCCATTTACAAGCACCTAAACGAAACCATGAAGCTCCTCTGGACAGCTGATCTCAAAATGAACACCGTCCACGTTTCCGACGTCTGCCGAGCCATGTGGGCGCTCGGCAACAAGCCAGACGCGAATAAGCAAGTGTATAATATCGTCGATGAGGCTAACAGCACGCAGGGAAGCTTGGCTGAACTAGTTTCTGACATATTCAAGATTAACCATGATTATTATGGGACTGCTATCTCAACGTTGGCTAAG AGCGACATAGCCTCAGTAGCGGAACAAGCGAACGACAAGCACCTCAGCGCTTGGGCCGACATCTGTCGCCAGCACTCTCTCGCTCACACACCTCTGGAACCCGGTGCCGGCGCTGAGCTACTGTTGAACAAGCATCTGTGCCTCGATGGAAGCAAATACAGGGCCATAAATGCTCCAGAGTGCCGAAACCTACTGCTGAGAAGTTATCTCAG GATTGCGACGAGCTATGTTCTGGGCTGCGACACCTGTGCCTGTCGCGCTGCGTTCACGCGACGGACACGCTGCGTGTGCCGCGACCGACGCCAAAGCGGCTGTTACAG GTGCTAG
- the LOC125235967 gene encoding putative transporter svop-1 yields MDNTKGSVSSRKCGFDTALELTGFGKYNIAMLSSCCLLILAMYLDIFGFSVILPAAACDLALSTSQQGLLSAVPLIGVMVSSYAWGLCADTRGRRWTLLLAMPIGAVLNLLASMAPGYQSLAVLKFLSAGFTSSANAAAFVLVGETTPARHRSRFMFLMASATMLVQFIICVFAIPVFNLTFRHPISWLSLDYRPWRLLMQIISVPGVVGCVGMLGLLESPKFLLSKDPEQALVVLRSMHAWNEAGKTFTVDAVYMEESLQVEASSFLRRMWDQTAPLFKPPLLKNNLKLYYILLCAYMTSTGYTMWVPTMTNAYFNGDDSSGQAFCTVASKAASSSSSESTDCDNVIQSLTLYAVMCYSGASGFLNVLLSFLVGPLGKRRTTLLVFVISAVAGVTLLFVKIPLLSIALFYIFLYVALILGNVNTYLVELNPTYLRGMATCLSVVVARGFGFFSVQLIAQLLADHCTPMISGYVVLVASGLVVAFFLPIDVKTKDVKMVESPIEEEKTKF; encoded by the exons GGTTCGGGAAGTACAATATAGCAATGCTAAGCTCATGCTGCCTCCTCATCCTGGCCATGTACCTGGACATCTTCGGGTTCTCCGTGATCCTGCCGGCGGCCGCATGCGACCTGGCGCTCTCTACTAGTCAGCAGGGGCTGCTGTCTGCTGTGCCTCTCATAG GTGTAATGGTCTCTTCATACGCATGGGGCCTGTGCGCAGACACTCGTGGACGACGCTGGACCCTGCTACTAGCGATGCCTATCGGAGCAGTTCTGAATCTATTAGCAAGCATGGCTCCAGGCTACCAAAGTCTGGCAGTACTGAAGTTCCTATCTGCTGGATT TACATCATCAGCCAACGCAGCAGCCTTTGTACTGGTTGGCGAGACCACACCTGCGAGACACCGAAGTCGATTCATGTTCCTCATGGCCAGTGCTACCATGCTGGTTCAATTCATCATTTGTG TATTCGCCATCCCAGTCTTCAACTTAACCTTCCGCCACCCCATCTCCTGGCTGTCCTTGGACTACCGGCCCTGGCGGCTGCTGATGCAGATCATCAGTGTCCCCGGCGTCGTCGGCTGCGTCGGCATGCTGGGCCTGCTCGAGAGCCCCAAGTTCCTGCTCAGCAAGGACCCGGAGCAAGCGCTGGTGGTGCTGAGGAGCATGCACGCGTGGAACGAGGCTGGGAAGACGTTTACT GTGGACGCGGTGTATATGGAAGAGTCCCTGCAAGTGGAAGCTTCCTCCTTCCTCCGTCGGATGTGGGACCAGACGGCGCCACTGTTCAAACCGCCTCTGCTCAAGAACAACTTGAAGCTGTATTATATTCTTCTGTGCGCGTATATGAC GTCCACCGGCTACACGATGTGGGTGCCAACAATGACGAATGCCTACTTCAATGGCGATGATAGTTCTGGACAGGCCTTCTGTACTGTGGCGAGCAAAGCGGCTTCATCCTCTAGCTCC GAATCAACAGACTGCGATAATGTAATTCAATCTCTGACTCTCTACGCCGTGATGTGTTACTCCGGGGCATCAGGATTCCTGAATGTCCTGCTCTCTTTCTTGGTTGGTCCGCTTGGAAAGAGAAGGACAACACTATTAGTTTTTGTCATTTCTGCAGTAGCAGGAGTCACCTTGCTGTTTGTGAAAATTCCACTGCTAAGCATTGCTTTGTTCTACATATTTTTGTATGTGGCACTGATATTGGGCAATGTTAACACTTATTTGGTGGAGTTGAATCCTACATATTTAAG GGGTATGGCAACCTGTTTATCTGTGGTAGTAGCACGTGGATTCGGCTTCTTCAGCGTACAGCTCATAGCCCAGCTATTAGCAGACCACTGTACTCCTATGATAAGTGGTTACGTAGTGCTGGTTGCAA GTGGTCTAGTCGTTGCATTTTTTCTCCCTATTGATGTAAAAACGAAAGATGTCAAAATGGTAGAAAGTCCCATAGAAGAGGAGAAAACCAAAttttag